From Cydia strobilella chromosome 7, ilCydStro3.1, whole genome shotgun sequence, one genomic window encodes:
- the LOC134742759 gene encoding uncharacterized protein LOC134742759 encodes MSPTCSYYQCKAMTGQKSMFRFPTGDSARLQTWIDNCGNIMTIAHLSRDALRHKYICIDHFEKRFIQQEDGKHKRLNKLAVPVHYKGDQSTENFPDSPVASTSEGQGPTELKVLTPKKFTLVLKIKKKMRRKAIYMTQKYLRHRKTQATSR; translated from the exons ATGTCGCCCACGTGTTCGTATTACCAATGCAAGGCCATGACCGGTCAGAAGTCGATGTTCCGCTTCCCAACTGGCGACAGTGCTCGATTGCAAACTTGGATTGACAACTGTG GTAACATTATGACCATTGCCCACTTGTCTCGAGATGCTCTTCGACACAAATATATCTGCATTGATCATTTCGAAAAGCGGTTCATTCAACAGGAAGATGGTAAACATAAAAGATTGAATAAGTTAGCCGTACCTGTCCATTACAAAGGAGATCAATCGACAGAGAACTTCCCAGATTCACCAGTTGCATCAACATCAGAAG gccAAGGACCGACAGAATTAAAAGTATTAACACCAAAAAAGTTTACCCTGGTgttaaaaatcaagaaaaaaatgagGAGGAAGGCGATTTATATGACACAGAAATATTTACGACACCGAAAAACGCAAGCGACTAGCCGATAG